The Nocardia arthritidis genome has a window encoding:
- a CDS encoding flavin-containing monooxygenase: MPDHEIVIVGAGFGGIGAAIELRKAGFDDLVLLEQADDIGGTWRDNIYPGVAVDVSSFTYSFSYEPNPNWSRVYAPGRELKEYADHCVRKYHLRDKIRLHTLVTAAAFDETNHLWRLTLADQTVLTARYLIAAVGILTQPKMPDIPGIGDFAGKSLHTVRWDHRHDLTGARVAVIGTGATAVQLVPAIADRVASLAIFQRTPIWVGPKPDVPIPAPVRAVFRRIPGAQQSFRALTTALTETVMTVGIVHNKQVPLLVRAIEQVCAANLRYQVPDGRLREKLTPHYGFGCKRPTFSNHYFRTFTRDHVELVTEPIERITETGVRTRDGVHREIDTLILATGFKVFEYGNAPPFPVFGSGGGELGEWWDEHRYQAYQGASVPGYPNLFLIAGPYAFTGGSYFQLIENQSRHAMRCVAHARDRGATRVEIRPEAHRRYFEYVQRRQPNTVFYNNNCAAANSYYFDKHGDAPILRPSSAVESWWDSRTFRLSDYEFRRAASLSEESGATEEAGA; the protein is encoded by the coding sequence CTGCCCGATCACGAGATCGTCATCGTTGGCGCGGGTTTCGGCGGGATCGGCGCCGCGATCGAACTCCGGAAAGCCGGGTTCGACGATCTGGTGCTGCTGGAGCAGGCCGACGACATCGGCGGAACCTGGCGTGACAACATCTATCCGGGTGTCGCCGTCGACGTTTCCTCGTTCACCTATTCGTTCTCGTACGAGCCGAATCCGAACTGGTCACGGGTCTACGCGCCCGGTCGCGAGCTGAAGGAATATGCCGATCACTGCGTGCGCAAATATCACCTGCGCGACAAAATCCGGTTGCACACCTTGGTCACCGCCGCGGCATTCGACGAAACCAACCACCTCTGGCGGCTCACGCTCGCCGACCAGACTGTGCTGACGGCACGCTACCTCATTGCGGCCGTTGGCATTCTGACCCAACCCAAAATGCCCGACATACCGGGCATCGGCGACTTCGCGGGCAAGTCCCTGCACACGGTGCGCTGGGATCACCGCCACGACCTCACCGGTGCCCGGGTCGCGGTCATCGGCACCGGAGCGACTGCGGTACAGCTGGTTCCGGCCATCGCCGACCGAGTCGCGTCCTTGGCCATATTCCAGCGCACGCCGATCTGGGTGGGACCCAAGCCCGATGTGCCGATCCCGGCGCCCGTGCGCGCGGTGTTTCGCCGGATTCCCGGTGCGCAACAATCGTTTCGCGCGCTCACCACCGCGCTCACCGAGACCGTGATGACCGTCGGTATCGTGCACAACAAGCAGGTTCCGCTGCTGGTGCGGGCCATCGAACAGGTGTGTGCGGCCAATCTGCGCTACCAGGTGCCGGATGGGCGGCTGCGCGAAAAGCTCACGCCGCACTACGGATTCGGCTGTAAGCGGCCGACGTTCTCCAACCACTACTTCCGCACCTTCACCAGAGACCACGTCGAGCTGGTGACCGAACCGATCGAACGGATCACCGAGACCGGCGTCCGCACTCGTGACGGCGTGCACCGCGAGATCGACACGCTCATTCTGGCAACGGGATTCAAGGTATTCGAATACGGCAATGCGCCACCTTTCCCGGTATTCGGCAGTGGCGGAGGCGAGCTCGGTGAATGGTGGGACGAGCATCGCTACCAGGCGTACCAGGGCGCCTCGGTCCCCGGTTACCCGAACCTTTTCCTCATCGCCGGACCGTACGCGTTCACCGGCGGGTCCTACTTCCAGCTGATCGAGAATCAGTCCCGGCACGCGATGCGCTGCGTCGCGCACGCCCGCGACCGCGGCGCGACCCGTGTCGAGATCCGACCGGAAGCCCATCGGCGGTATTTCGAGTACGTCCAGCGTCGGCAGCCGAATACCGTGTTCTACAACAACAACTGCGCGGCGGCGAACAGCTACTACTTCGACAAGCACGGCGACGCACCGATCCTGCGGCCGTCCTCCGCGGTCGAATCCTGGTGGGACAGTCGCACCTTCCGTTTGTCGGATTACGAATTCCGCAGGGCTGCGAGCCTTTCCGAAGAATCCGGAGCCACCGAGGAGGCGGGCGCGTGA
- a CDS encoding flavin-containing monooxygenase: MTQVAIDTPILVVGAGFSGLGVGVKLAEAGYHFRIAERTDDIGGTWRDNTYPGVAVDITSFNYSFSWAPNPRWSRVYAPGGELKAYADRLASEYGLRDRIVFGAEITELRFDEQAHRWRFRIADGRVGRARFVITAVGGLTQPKPPDIPELATFAGKTMHTARWDHDYDLTGRRVGVIGTGATAVQLVPAIADRVAHLEVFQRTPIWVVPKFDAPIPIPLRQLFERLPATQSTVRLTTGALTEMVMVVGATYERQFPLLRKTIEALCRMHLHVQVPDPALRRRLTPAYDFLCKRPTFSNQYLRAFTRPDVDLVTEPIERIVEHGIRTRDGMLHPIDTLILATGFKVFELGNTPPFPIYGTGGVELGRFWHEHRYQAYEGVTVPRFPNLFAILAPYSLTGPSYFAMIEASTAHILRLLREADRRSATYVEIRQGPHDAYFADILRRQRNTVFLAANCAAANSYYFDRHGDAPMLRPASGPEMWWRARHFPLKHYRFRTAPGARSQL; this comes from the coding sequence GTGACGCAGGTCGCCATCGACACGCCCATTCTTGTTGTGGGCGCGGGCTTTTCCGGCCTCGGCGTCGGCGTAAAGCTGGCCGAGGCCGGTTACCACTTCCGGATCGCCGAGCGCACCGACGATATCGGCGGCACCTGGCGGGACAATACCTATCCCGGTGTCGCCGTCGACATCACGTCGTTCAACTACTCGTTCTCCTGGGCGCCGAACCCGCGCTGGTCACGCGTCTACGCACCGGGCGGGGAGCTCAAGGCATACGCCGATCGGCTCGCCTCCGAATACGGTTTGCGGGACCGCATCGTATTCGGCGCCGAGATCACCGAATTGCGTTTCGACGAGCAGGCACATAGGTGGCGGTTCCGCATCGCCGATGGCCGTGTCGGGCGCGCCCGGTTCGTCATCACCGCGGTCGGCGGGCTCACCCAGCCCAAACCACCGGACATTCCCGAGCTGGCGACGTTCGCGGGCAAGACGATGCATACCGCGCGCTGGGACCACGATTACGACCTGACCGGCAGACGGGTCGGCGTGATCGGTACGGGTGCGACCGCGGTGCAACTGGTTCCGGCCATCGCCGATCGGGTCGCGCATCTAGAGGTGTTCCAGCGCACCCCGATCTGGGTGGTGCCCAAATTCGACGCGCCGATTCCGATCCCGCTGCGGCAACTGTTCGAGCGACTGCCCGCGACCCAGTCGACCGTCCGGCTGACGACCGGCGCGCTCACCGAGATGGTCATGGTTGTCGGAGCAACCTACGAACGGCAATTCCCATTGCTGCGCAAGACGATCGAGGCGCTGTGCCGGATGCACCTGCACGTGCAGGTGCCCGATCCGGCATTGCGCCGGCGGCTGACGCCCGCCTACGACTTCCTGTGTAAGCGGCCGACGTTCTCCAACCAGTATCTGCGCGCGTTCACCCGGCCGGACGTCGATCTGGTGACCGAGCCCATCGAACGGATCGTCGAGCACGGCATCCGTACTCGCGACGGAATGCTCCACCCGATCGACACGCTGATTCTCGCGACGGGATTCAAGGTATTCGAGCTCGGCAACACGCCACCGTTCCCGATATACGGCACGGGCGGCGTCGAACTGGGACGGTTCTGGCATGAGCACCGCTACCAGGCGTACGAGGGCGTGACGGTGCCGCGGTTTCCCAACCTGTTCGCGATCCTCGCACCGTATTCGCTGACCGGACCGTCGTATTTCGCGATGATCGAGGCATCGACGGCGCACATCCTGCGACTGCTGCGCGAAGCCGACCGGCGGAGCGCCACCTACGTCGAGATTCGCCAGGGGCCGCACGACGCCTACTTCGCCGATATTCTTCGCCGCCAACGCAATACCGTGTTCCTGGCCGCCAACTGCGCCGCCGCCAACAGCTACTATTTCGACCGACACGGCGACGCACCGATGCTGCGCCCCGCGTCCGGCCCCGAAATGTGGTGGCGGGCACGACATTTCCCGCTGAAGCACTATCGCTTTCGGACCGCGCCTGGCGCGCGGTCACAGCTGTGA
- a CDS encoding AraC family transcriptional regulator, translating into MFDWDLLRNTSSVHVLMLMARERGMPAAACLAGTGLTPESVIDPSAEATARAELAVVRNLLARFGTEPGLGVAAGGRYHISMYGPWGLALLSSSTLRDAIDVALRYIELAFAFGQLTFEESGGEARLLLDDYEVPADVRPFLTERVLTGIQTIGRELFAVGVPARRVRFRHRAPADTGRHREMFGVEPEFDAPVNEIAFDSAYLAVPLPQANEWARHTCAQMCRELLRDRRSRAGIAGAVRAMLVRDPGDIPDQAAVAAELFMSPRTLSRRLAEEGTSFRALLDEVRQTLAEALLARTGMTTEQVAARLGYAEAASFIRAFRRWNGCPPQEFRSHGARTAVPEFA; encoded by the coding sequence ATGTTCGATTGGGATCTGCTGCGGAACACCTCCAGCGTGCACGTACTGATGCTGATGGCTCGGGAGCGGGGTATGCCCGCCGCGGCCTGTCTGGCGGGCACCGGGCTGACACCCGAATCCGTGATCGATCCCAGCGCCGAGGCCACCGCACGGGCGGAACTGGCCGTGGTCCGGAACCTGCTCGCGCGCTTCGGCACCGAACCGGGCCTCGGCGTCGCGGCGGGCGGCCGCTACCACATTTCGATGTACGGGCCGTGGGGGCTGGCGCTGCTGAGCAGCAGCACCCTGCGCGACGCCATCGATGTGGCACTGCGGTACATCGAGCTCGCGTTCGCATTCGGCCAGTTGACCTTCGAAGAATCCGGTGGCGAGGCGCGGCTGCTGCTCGACGATTACGAGGTGCCCGCGGATGTTCGGCCCTTCCTGACCGAGCGGGTGCTGACCGGAATCCAGACGATCGGCCGGGAGCTGTTCGCCGTCGGCGTGCCTGCCCGTCGTGTCCGGTTCCGGCACCGGGCGCCCGCGGACACCGGCAGGCATCGCGAAATGTTCGGCGTCGAACCGGAATTCGACGCGCCCGTGAACGAGATAGCGTTCGACAGTGCCTATTTGGCTGTCCCGCTGCCCCAAGCCAACGAATGGGCTCGACACACCTGTGCGCAGATGTGCCGAGAGCTGTTGCGGGACAGGCGGTCCCGAGCCGGAATCGCGGGTGCGGTGCGTGCCATGCTGGTCCGGGATCCGGGGGATATCCCGGATCAGGCCGCGGTCGCCGCGGAACTGTTCATGAGTCCGCGCACGCTGTCGCGGCGGCTCGCCGAGGAGGGCACCTCGTTCCGCGCACTGCTCGACGAGGTGCGGCAAACGCTGGCCGAGGCGTTGCTCGCCCGTACCGGGATGACCACCGAGCAGGTGGCCGCTCGGTTAGGTTATGCGGAGGCCGCCTCGTTCATTCGCGCTTTCCGGCGTTGGAATGGTTGTCCGCCACAGGAATTCCGCAGCCACGGCGCTCGGACCGCGGTTCCGGAATTCGCCTGA
- a CDS encoding GMC family oxidoreductase → MTDAFDFDWLVVGSGFGGSVAALRLAEKCYRVGVLEAGRRFADTDFAERAGQLRRYYFLPALGLHGIFRPTLFKDVFVVTGAGVGGGSLTYANTLYRSRPRFATNPQWAHLADWDGELAPHYEIAERMLGVTTYDEDGEADSLLHEYAYEHGFADTYARSRVGVFLGRPGETVPDPYFAGAGPERTGCIRCGGCLLGCRHNAKNTLVKNYLWFAERRGTRIMAERTVIDIRPRGSADGADGYTVTTERTGRWLRRKRRRHTARGVVIAAGALGTNRLLLRCKLSGALPGLSDRIGQLVRTNSESIIAITAPDDTNDFARGLALTSGAYPVPDTHIQPVTYGSGGDAMSLLTTLAMPRGTRLTRPFLFAANIIRHPTRFARASRIRHASRRSMLLTTMRSVEDSLALRVRFRLPTGYPVLTTEQDPEHPIPRHIPAAYAAAEWIAEKIGGVVQAAIPEALLSIPTTAHLLGGAVIGESEDRGVVNARHEVFGYRNLLVCDGAAVPANVGVNPSLTITAMAERAMSFIPVAPGATQAPPIRFSRDTHAGKGV, encoded by the coding sequence ATGACAGACGCTTTCGACTTCGACTGGTTGGTCGTCGGTTCCGGTTTCGGCGGCAGCGTGGCGGCGCTACGGCTCGCCGAAAAGTGCTACCGGGTCGGCGTGCTGGAGGCCGGACGCCGCTTCGCCGACACCGATTTCGCCGAACGCGCCGGACAGCTGCGGCGATACTACTTCCTGCCCGCGCTCGGCCTGCACGGCATCTTCCGGCCGACACTGTTCAAGGACGTTTTCGTGGTGACCGGCGCCGGGGTCGGCGGCGGCTCGCTCACCTACGCCAACACCCTCTATCGCAGCCGCCCGCGGTTCGCGACGAATCCGCAGTGGGCGCACCTCGCCGACTGGGACGGCGAACTCGCTCCGCACTACGAGATCGCCGAACGCATGCTAGGCGTGACCACCTACGACGAGGACGGCGAGGCGGATTCGCTGCTGCACGAATACGCTTACGAGCACGGATTCGCAGATACCTACGCCCGCAGTCGAGTCGGGGTGTTCCTCGGCAGGCCCGGCGAAACCGTGCCCGATCCGTACTTCGCCGGAGCCGGCCCGGAGCGCACCGGGTGTATCCGGTGCGGCGGCTGCCTGCTCGGCTGCCGGCACAACGCGAAGAACACCCTCGTCAAGAACTACCTGTGGTTCGCCGAACGCCGCGGGACGCGAATCATGGCGGAACGCACGGTGATCGACATCCGGCCGCGCGGATCCGCCGACGGCGCCGATGGTTACACGGTGACCACGGAGCGCACCGGTCGCTGGCTGCGACGCAAGCGACGCAGGCACACCGCACGCGGCGTCGTCATAGCCGCGGGCGCGCTCGGCACCAACCGATTATTGCTGCGCTGCAAGCTGTCCGGCGCACTACCGGGGCTGTCCGATCGGATCGGGCAACTGGTGCGCACCAACAGCGAATCGATCATCGCGATTACCGCGCCGGACGACACCAACGATTTCGCTCGCGGTCTCGCGCTGACCTCCGGTGCGTATCCGGTGCCCGACACCCATATCCAACCGGTCACCTACGGTTCCGGGGGTGACGCCATGTCGCTGCTGACCACACTGGCGATGCCGCGTGGCACTCGGCTCACACGCCCATTCCTATTCGCCGCCAACATAATTCGCCATCCAACCCGGTTTGCCAGGGCCAGCCGGATCCGGCACGCGTCCCGGCGCTCGATGCTGCTCACCACCATGCGATCCGTGGAAGACTCACTCGCGCTGCGGGTCCGGTTCCGGCTACCGACCGGATATCCGGTGCTTACCACCGAACAGGACCCGGAACACCCTATCCCCCGCCATATCCCGGCCGCATATGCTGCCGCCGAGTGGATTGCCGAGAAGATCGGCGGAGTGGTGCAGGCCGCCATACCGGAAGCGCTGCTGTCGATTCCGACCACTGCGCACCTGTTGGGCGGCGCCGTCATCGGCGAGTCCGAGGACCGCGGCGTGGTGAACGCCCGCCATGAGGTCTTCGGCTACCGCAACCTGCTGGTGTGCGACGGCGCGGCGGTACCGGCCAACGTCGGCGTCAACCCGAGCCTCACCATCACCGCCATGGCCGAGCGGGCGATGAGCTTCATCCCGGTCGCACCCGGCGCGACGCAGGCCCCGCCGATCCGGTTCAGCCGGGACACGCACGCGGGCAAGGGGGTGTGA
- a CDS encoding carboxymuconolactone decarboxylase family protein codes for MCEQSCGLGWPQPRQRRITPRAAWLRYVLPGTTQIWWIGTVHPRLLAALFALEGPAEYGQWALAELRHGDIELVVLRASWHAGHYYHWSAHALWGRIRKGRAFLDAVAAGPSDAHWNPRERLLLRAVDDLHDHHVIAPPTRRWLRRVGVTDRQLIEICFITGHYRLLGLLEESAGMPHEPLIGLPDRNILPAPRRSRAGKAVPISGLNAANPWLPGADAALGGHPALRVGLRWFGRAMSGIATIPAAEVGAAMTRQEPQANSILDRAVRELDREFIIADDTWLELRRTYSERQLLELCVLVGHFRTLEMIVNTVGA; via the coding sequence ATGTGTGAACAGTCATGCGGACTCGGCTGGCCACAGCCGCGGCAACGCCGGATAACTCCCAGGGCCGCCTGGTTGCGGTACGTCCTGCCGGGCACGACGCAGATCTGGTGGATCGGCACCGTGCATCCGCGGCTGCTCGCGGCGCTGTTCGCGCTGGAAGGTCCGGCGGAGTACGGCCAGTGGGCGCTTGCCGAACTGCGGCACGGCGATATCGAACTCGTTGTGCTGCGGGCGAGTTGGCATGCCGGGCACTACTACCACTGGTCGGCGCATGCGCTGTGGGGGCGGATCAGGAAGGGGCGCGCATTTCTCGACGCGGTCGCGGCGGGGCCGTCGGACGCGCACTGGAATCCGCGGGAGCGGTTGCTGCTGCGGGCGGTCGACGACCTGCACGACCACCACGTGATCGCGCCGCCGACCCGGCGCTGGTTGCGCCGGGTCGGCGTCACGGATCGTCAGCTCATCGAAATCTGTTTCATCACTGGGCATTACCGGTTGCTTGGGCTGCTGGAGGAGAGCGCGGGGATGCCGCACGAGCCGCTCATCGGCCTGCCTGACCGGAATATCCTCCCCGCACCACGGCGTTCCCGCGCCGGGAAGGCCGTGCCGATTTCCGGGCTGAATGCCGCGAACCCATGGCTGCCGGGCGCGGACGCGGCGCTGGGCGGGCATCCGGCGCTGCGAGTTGGACTGCGCTGGTTCGGCAGGGCCATGTCCGGAATTGCCACCATTCCCGCGGCCGAGGTGGGCGCGGCCATGACTCGGCAAGAGCCGCAGGCGAATTCGATACTCGACCGGGCGGTGCGCGAACTCGACCGGGAGTTCATCATTGCGGACGACACCTGGTTGGAATTGCGCCGGACCTACAGTGAGCGGCAGTTGCTGGAATTGTGTGTCCTGGTCGGCCATTTCCGCACATTGGAGATGATCGTGAACACCGTCGGGGCGTGA
- a CDS encoding arabinosyltransferase C-terminal domain-containing protein: MVRGSELPRDQRKSQLCSDGVVTAGQRVEIEFGRSHSDGSVQSIDRIVPDDIGPDAVGPDPARRNLRASQMHIEHYFSYLKHSL, encoded by the coding sequence CTGGTCAGGGGCTCGGAGCTACCCCGAGACCAGCGAAAATCCCAACTTTGTTCCGATGGTGTCGTTACCGCGGGACAAAGGGTCGAGATCGAATTCGGACGATCCCACTCCGATGGGAGCGTACAAAGTATCGACCGAATCGTCCCGGACGACATCGGGCCGGATGCCGTCGGGCCGGATCCAGCTCGGCGAAACCTTCGGGCCTCACAGATGCACATCGAGCATTATTTCAGCTACCTGAAACATTCACTCTGA
- the ccrA gene encoding crotonyl-CoA carboxylase/reductase, with protein MKHIVEIVTAADAAPEDFANISIPDHFRGVVVRADEVNMFDGLDTASKDPRKSLHIQEVPTPEPGPGEVLVASLASAINYNTVWSAIFEPAPSIAFVKRFARMAPQYAKHDLPYQVLGSDLAGVVLRVGPGVQHWRPGDHVVATAQVTTFDLPDGHDDTMMDPTGRAWGFETNYGGLAELSVVNATQLMPKPAHLTWEEAACSTLCNSTAYRQLVSHNGAAMKQGDTVLIWGAAGGLGAYATQLAVHGGAIPVCMVSSPEKADIVRSMGAELVIDRSAEGYQFWHNGEPNPKEWKRLRNRIRELTGGHDPDIVFEHPGRETIGASVFAARHGGTIVTCAATTGYDMYYDNRYLWMSLKRIIGTHFANYREAWEANRLIALGRIHPVLSAVYQLPETGAAAYEVHRNRHCGKVGVLCLAPQEGLGVTDPETRAKHAAAINRFRRN; from the coding sequence ATGAAGCACATAGTCGAAATCGTCACCGCAGCAGACGCGGCACCCGAAGACTTCGCAAATATTTCCATTCCCGACCATTTTCGGGGAGTTGTCGTCCGAGCCGACGAAGTCAATATGTTCGACGGTCTGGATACCGCGAGCAAAGATCCGAGAAAATCTTTGCACATACAAGAGGTCCCGACGCCGGAGCCCGGTCCTGGCGAGGTGCTGGTTGCCTCGCTGGCCAGCGCGATAAATTACAACACCGTATGGTCCGCGATTTTCGAGCCTGCGCCGTCCATCGCCTTCGTCAAGCGGTTCGCCCGCATGGCCCCGCAATACGCGAAACACGATCTGCCCTATCAGGTACTCGGGTCGGATCTGGCGGGCGTCGTGCTCCGGGTCGGCCCTGGAGTGCAGCACTGGCGTCCCGGCGACCACGTGGTCGCGACAGCGCAGGTCACCACGTTCGACCTGCCGGATGGGCACGACGACACGATGATGGATCCGACCGGCCGGGCCTGGGGATTCGAAACGAATTACGGCGGCCTGGCGGAATTGTCGGTCGTCAATGCCACCCAGTTGATGCCCAAACCCGCGCACCTGACGTGGGAGGAAGCCGCCTGCTCAACCCTGTGTAATTCCACCGCCTATCGGCAATTGGTCTCGCACAACGGAGCGGCGATGAAACAGGGCGACACCGTGCTGATCTGGGGCGCTGCGGGTGGGCTGGGCGCCTACGCGACGCAGCTGGCGGTGCACGGCGGTGCGATTCCGGTATGCATGGTGTCCAGTCCCGAAAAGGCGGATATCGTGCGCAGCATGGGCGCCGAACTCGTCATCGATCGATCCGCCGAAGGATATCAATTCTGGCACAACGGCGAACCGAATCCGAAGGAGTGGAAGCGGCTGCGCAATCGGATCCGAGAACTGACCGGTGGGCACGATCCGGATATCGTCTTCGAACATCCGGGGCGCGAGACCATCGGCGCCAGCGTATTCGCGGCCCGGCACGGCGGAACCATCGTCACCTGCGCGGCTACAACCGGTTACGATATGTACTACGACAACCGCTATCTCTGGATGTCGTTGAAACGGATCATCGGAACCCATTTCGCCAATTACCGCGAGGCCTGGGAGGCGAATCGGCTCATCGCGCTGGGCAGAATTCATCCGGTATTGTCGGCCGTTTATCAGCTGCCGGAGACCGGCGCCGCCGCATACGAGGTGCACCGCAATCGGCACTGCGGAAAGGTCGGTGTACTGTGCCTGGCGCCGCAGGAGGGTCTCGGGGTGACCGATCCGGAAACCCGGGCGAAGCACGCCGCCGCCATCAATCGATTTCGCAGGAACTGA
- a CDS encoding maleylpyruvate isomerase family mycothiol-dependent enzyme, whose protein sequence is MEIVRAERDNLLALCKQLSPEEWSAPSDCAGWTVQDVIAHLASIAHGGLVPWQLAKGKTGDEINEKMVAARRGRSSAEILREFELWTGRFVKAVGFLQLPVLRDIPVPLPGIGRYPIGMLANSTVFDVYLHMRYDILTPVGPVDRRVPEPPAGAVETILEWIRLGLPQMCREKLLWLKDPVVLELTGPEGAVWRVQPRPGRIAEVIRDDSAMAPARITTRADDFIVWSTRRRDWREFTVKLEGEIAERFCDSVHIV, encoded by the coding sequence ATGGAAATCGTCCGGGCGGAGCGAGACAACCTGCTCGCGCTGTGTAAGCAGCTGTCGCCCGAGGAGTGGTCGGCGCCCAGCGATTGCGCGGGGTGGACGGTACAGGACGTCATCGCCCACCTGGCGTCGATCGCACACGGTGGACTGGTGCCATGGCAACTGGCCAAGGGCAAGACCGGCGACGAAATCAACGAAAAGATGGTCGCGGCACGGCGCGGACGTTCATCGGCGGAAATTCTGCGGGAATTCGAGCTCTGGACCGGACGGTTCGTCAAGGCGGTCGGATTTCTGCAGCTTCCGGTATTGCGTGATATTCCAGTGCCGCTGCCCGGCATCGGGCGATATCCGATCGGAATGCTGGCGAATTCCACGGTATTCGACGTCTACCTGCATATGCGGTACGACATCCTCACTCCGGTCGGCCCCGTCGACCGGCGGGTTCCCGAACCGCCCGCCGGTGCGGTGGAAACCATCCTCGAATGGATCCGGCTGGGCTTACCGCAGATGTGCCGCGAGAAACTCTTGTGGTTGAAGGATCCGGTGGTGCTGGAGCTGACCGGTCCGGAGGGCGCGGTATGGCGCGTGCAGCCGCGCCCCGGCCGGATCGCCGAGGTGATCCGCGACGATTCCGCGATGGCACCGGCCCGCATCACCACCCGGGCCGACGATTTCATCGTGTGGTCCACCCGCCGCCGCGACTGGCGGGAATTCACCGTGAAATTGGAGGGCGAGATCGCCGAACGCTTCTGCGACAGCGTGCACATCGTGTGA
- a CDS encoding fatty acyl-AMP ligase yields the protein MSRFTELLYARADSTSRGMVTGEPDAPMRRSWNDIHRLARRMAGTLARYGVGPGDSVGILAGLPADVAPATQAVWIRGAAVTMLHQPTPRTDRTQWGANTRRIADMISAKVVVIGAPFEWAIPVVTSSGATAITISELAAGAEIEPVAAAEHDIALQQLTSGSTGFPKAVRITHSNLFHNNAAIADRFELATDRDVLISWLPLFHDMGMIGFLTMPMQLGLETVNVTPMDFLRDPTLWARLIDTYRGTITAAPNFAYAILARQLVRLPEDALDLRSMRSMWNGAEPVDADTMAAFAEAGGRFGLSPSALTPCYGMAETTLATSAPDSPTGVVVDTVDADVLAAEHRALPASTGNLRRLVTLGSLIGGMTGRVVDAQGRALPARSVGVIQVSGPSVAEEYVTERGTVTARTADGWLDTGDIGYFTEDGAVVVCGRMKDVIIIEGRNIYPTDIERAAATVAGVRPGNVVAARTDTFGVRESFIVTAETERHGAADDAARIERQIVQAVFDEVGVRPLEVRIVAPGSVPKTSSGKLRRSLTVASADPR from the coding sequence TTGAGCAGATTTACCGAGTTGCTTTATGCCAGAGCCGATTCCACGAGTCGCGGCATGGTCACGGGTGAACCGGACGCGCCAATGCGCCGGTCCTGGAACGATATTCACCGGCTCGCCCGGCGTATGGCCGGAACACTCGCGCGCTACGGCGTCGGTCCGGGCGATTCGGTCGGCATACTCGCCGGACTTCCAGCGGACGTGGCACCGGCGACGCAGGCCGTGTGGATCCGCGGCGCTGCGGTGACGATGCTGCATCAACCGACTCCGCGGACCGATCGGACGCAGTGGGGTGCGAATACCCGCCGAATCGCCGACATGATCTCCGCAAAGGTGGTCGTCATCGGAGCACCCTTCGAATGGGCGATCCCGGTCGTCACCAGCTCCGGCGCGACCGCCATCACCATTTCCGAGCTGGCCGCCGGTGCGGAAATCGAACCCGTCGCCGCGGCGGAACACGATATTGCGCTGCAGCAGTTGACATCAGGTTCCACCGGATTTCCGAAAGCAGTTCGGATAACTCATTCGAATCTCTTCCACAATAATGCCGCCATTGCGGATCGATTCGAGCTCGCGACCGACCGCGACGTGCTGATCAGCTGGTTGCCCCTCTTTCACGATATGGGCATGATCGGATTCCTCACCATGCCAATGCAATTGGGACTGGAGACGGTGAACGTCACCCCCATGGACTTTCTCCGCGATCCGACGCTCTGGGCCCGGCTCATCGACACCTACCGCGGCACGATCACCGCCGCACCGAATTTCGCCTATGCGATCCTCGCGCGACAACTCGTCCGACTACCCGAGGATGCGCTCGATCTGCGCAGCATGCGCAGCATGTGGAACGGCGCGGAGCCGGTCGACGCGGACACCATGGCCGCCTTCGCCGAGGCCGGCGGGCGCTTCGGATTGTCGCCGTCGGCGCTCACGCCCTGCTACGGGATGGCCGAAACCACCTTGGCCACCAGCGCGCCCGACTCCCCGACCGGAGTCGTGGTCGACACGGTCGACGCGGACGTGCTGGCCGCCGAGCACCGCGCGCTTCCGGCCTCGACCGGCAATCTTCGCCGACTCGTCACGCTGGGCAGCCTGATCGGCGGAATGACCGGGCGCGTGGTCGACGCGCAGGGCCGCGCACTGCCGGCCAGATCCGTCGGCGTCATCCAGGTCAGCGGCCCATCCGTGGCCGAGGAATATGTGACGGAGCGCGGCACCGTCACCGCACGCACCGCCGACGGCTGGCTCGACACCGGCGATATCGGCTATTTCACCGAAGACGGCGCGGTCGTGGTCTGCGGCCGGATGAAGGACGTCATCATCATCGAGGGCCGGAATATCTATCCGACCGATATCGAACGTGCCGCGGCGACCGTGGCGGGCGTCCGGCCCGGAAATGTGGTCGCGGCCCGGACAGACACCTTCGGCGTCCGGGAAAGTTTCATCGTGACGGCCGAGACGGAGCGGCACGGCGCCGCCGACGATGCGGCGCGCATCGAACGCCAGATCGTGCAGGCCGTATTCGACGAGGTCGGGGTGCGCCCGCTGGAGGTGCGAATCGTCGCACCCGGATCGGTGCCCAAGACCTCGTCCGGCAAATTGCGGCGCTCGCTCACCGTAGCGAGCGCAGATCCCCGCTGA